One Streptomyces sp. B21-105 genomic region harbors:
- the hpt gene encoding hypoxanthine phosphoribosyltransferase has translation MRVDAKDMGTDLKEVLITKEEIDAKLVELAAKIDAEYAGKDLLIVGVLKGAVMVMADLARALSTPVTMDWMAVSSYGAGTQSSGVVRILKDLDTDIKGKHVLIVEDIIDSGLTLSWLLSNLGSREPASLKVCTLLRKPEAAKVAIDVEWVGFDIPNEFVVGYGLDYAEKYRNLPFVGTLAPHVYGG, from the coding sequence ATGCGGGTGGACGCGAAAGACATGGGCACCGACCTCAAAGAGGTGCTCATCACCAAGGAAGAGATCGACGCGAAGCTGGTCGAACTGGCCGCGAAGATCGACGCGGAGTACGCGGGCAAGGACCTGCTCATCGTCGGTGTCCTCAAGGGCGCGGTGATGGTCATGGCCGACCTCGCTCGGGCCCTGTCCACCCCCGTCACCATGGACTGGATGGCCGTGTCGTCCTACGGCGCGGGCACCCAGTCCTCCGGCGTGGTGCGGATCCTCAAGGACCTCGACACCGACATCAAGGGCAAGCACGTCCTCATCGTCGAGGACATCATCGACTCCGGCCTGACCCTGTCCTGGCTGCTGTCCAACCTCGGCTCGCGCGAGCCCGCCTCGCTCAAGGTGTGCACGCTGCTGCGCAAGCCCGAGGCCGCCAAGGTGGCCATCGACGTCGAGTGGGTCGGCTTCGACATCCCCAACGAGTTCGTCGTCGGCTACGGCCTCGACTACGCCGAGAAGTACCGCAACCTCCCGTTCGTCGGTACGCTCGCCCCCCACGTCTACGGCGGCTGA
- a CDS encoding inorganic diphosphatase: MEFDVTIEIPKGSRNKYEVDHETGRIRLDRRLFTSTAYPTDYGFVENTLGEDGDPLDALVILDEPTFPGCLIRCRAIGMFRMTDEAGGDDKLLCVPSTDPRVEHLRDIHHVSEFDRLEIQHFFEVYKDLEPGKSVEGADWVGRTDAEAEIERSYKRFKDQGGH; the protein is encoded by the coding sequence GTGGAGTTCGACGTCACGATCGAGATTCCGAAGGGTTCGCGGAACAAGTACGAGGTGGACCACGAGACCGGTCGGATCCGCCTGGACCGTCGACTCTTCACCTCGACCGCCTACCCGACCGACTACGGATTCGTCGAGAACACCCTCGGCGAGGACGGTGACCCGCTGGACGCGCTGGTCATCCTGGACGAGCCCACGTTCCCGGGCTGTCTGATCCGCTGCCGCGCGATCGGCATGTTCCGGATGACCGACGAGGCCGGCGGCGACGACAAGCTGCTGTGCGTCCCGTCGACGGACCCGCGCGTGGAGCACCTGCGCGACATCCACCACGTGTCGGAGTTCGACCGGCTGGAGATCCAGCACTTCTTCGAGGTCTACAAGGACCTGGAGCCCGGCAAGTCCGTCGAGGGCGCCGACTGGGTCGGCCGCACCGACGCCGAGGCCGAGATCGAGCGGTCCTACAAGCGCTTCAAGGACCAGGGCGGTCACTGA
- the dacB gene encoding D-alanyl-D-alanine carboxypeptidase/D-alanyl-D-alanine endopeptidase, whose protein sequence is MFVPELRPWRAARPHVVRVTDAVRPRLARAAGIVRPRLARVAASAGPQVARLTRVARPQLARLTGTGPNARSWQYGAGAATVGLALAAGVVTVAGPWDATGQRTAERDRATALARTGGGDHGRTADSSRTSTAAAGAPRPAPSAASVLVGLGGGVTVVKSAPNAVPTGAGVAGVLNPLLADPVLGARHAAAVVDVATGKHLYGAGAGTGLTPASTTKIATAVAALSAMGGEHRLTTRTVLEPDTKELVLVGGGDPTLTARDDDRAGWAGLRALAASSAAALKKRGLTHVTLSYDTTLYAGSEVHPIGPNGNLARVTALSADEGRPDGSTSGPVTRVPDPAADATRTFAAFLKADGITTTPPGPSKATTRAKSLASVSSPPLSVLVERMLTNSDNDIAEALARHTALATGVRADFAGGGAAVRAQLKKLGLPTAGVRIKDGSGLDRQDRITANLLTALLVKAGDPARPDLRPVLTGLPVAGFTGTLADRYRDGAAGVVRAKTGTLTGVNALAGTVVDQDGRLLAFAFLAAGTTDAGAAQAALDRAATALAGCGCR, encoded by the coding sequence GTGTTCGTGCCGGAGCTGAGGCCTTGGCGGGCCGCGAGACCGCACGTGGTGCGGGTCACGGACGCCGTGAGACCCCGTCTGGCACGGGCTGCAGGGATCGTACGGCCTCGTCTCGCGCGCGTGGCGGCGAGCGCGGGGCCGCAGGTCGCACGGCTCACGCGGGTCGCGAGGCCGCAGCTCGCGCGGCTCACCGGGACCGGTCCGAACGCCCGGTCCTGGCAGTACGGCGCGGGCGCGGCGACCGTGGGACTGGCGCTGGCCGCCGGTGTGGTGACCGTCGCCGGTCCCTGGGACGCCACCGGTCAGCGTACGGCCGAGCGGGACCGGGCGACCGCCCTCGCACGGACGGGTGGCGGAGATCACGGACGTACGGCGGATTCGTCCCGTACGTCCACCGCCGCGGCCGGTGCGCCGCGCCCCGCCCCCAGCGCCGCCTCCGTCCTGGTCGGCCTCGGCGGCGGCGTCACCGTCGTCAAGTCCGCACCGAACGCCGTGCCGACGGGCGCGGGCGTCGCGGGCGTCCTGAACCCCCTCCTGGCCGACCCGGTCCTCGGCGCGCGGCACGCCGCCGCGGTCGTCGACGTCGCCACCGGCAAGCACCTGTACGGCGCCGGGGCCGGGACGGGGCTGACGCCGGCCTCCACCACGAAGATCGCCACCGCGGTCGCCGCGCTCTCCGCGATGGGCGGCGAGCACCGCCTCACCACCCGCACGGTGCTCGAACCCGACACCAAGGAGCTCGTGCTCGTCGGCGGCGGCGACCCCACCCTCACGGCCCGCGACGACGACCGCGCGGGCTGGGCCGGTCTGCGCGCCCTCGCCGCGTCCTCCGCCGCCGCCCTGAAGAAGCGCGGCCTCACCCACGTGACGCTGTCGTACGACACGACCCTGTACGCGGGCAGCGAAGTTCATCCCATCGGGCCCAACGGCAACCTCGCCCGTGTCACCGCCCTGTCCGCCGACGAGGGCCGCCCCGACGGCTCCACCAGCGGTCCGGTCACGCGCGTGCCCGACCCCGCGGCCGACGCGACCCGCACGTTCGCCGCGTTTTTGAAGGCCGACGGCATCACCACGACGCCCCCCGGCCCCTCCAAGGCCACCACGCGCGCGAAGAGCCTCGCCTCGGTCTCCTCGCCGCCGCTTTCGGTCCTGGTCGAGCGGATGCTGACCAACAGCGACAACGACATCGCCGAGGCCCTCGCCCGGCACACCGCCCTCGCGACCGGCGTCCGCGCCGACTTCGCGGGCGGCGGCGCCGCGGTCCGGGCCCAGTTGAAGAAGCTCGGGCTGCCGACGGCCGGCGTCCGCATCAAGGACGGCAGCGGACTCGACCGCCAGGACCGGATCACGGCGAACCTGCTGACCGCCCTCCTGGTGAAGGCCGGCGACCCGGCCCGTCCCGACCTGCGCCCCGTCCTCACCGGCCTGCCCGTCGCGGGCTTCACCGGCACCCTCGCCGACCGCTACAGGGACGGCGCGGCCGGCGTCGTCCGCGCCAAGACGGGCACCCTGACCGGCGTGAACGCCCTCGCCGGCACGGTCGTCGACCAGGACGGACGGCTCCTCGCCTTCGCCTTCCTGGCCGCCGGCACGACCGACGCGGGGGCGGCCCAGGCGGCGCTGGACAGGGCGGCCACGGCGCTCGCGGGCTGCGGCTGCCGCTGA
- the folE gene encoding GTP cyclohydrolase I FolE, which produces MTDPVTLDGEGLIGEFDEKRAENAVRELLIAVGEDPDREGLQETPARVARAYRELLAGLRQEPEDVLTTTFDLGHDEMVLVKDIEIVSLCEHHMLPFHGVAHVGYIPAESGKITGLSKLARLVEVFARRLQVQERLTTQVADSLMRILEARGVIVVVEAEHMCMSVRGIRKPGAKTTTSAVRGQLRDATTRAEAMSLILAR; this is translated from the coding sequence ATGACCGACCCCGTGACGCTGGACGGCGAGGGCTTGATCGGCGAGTTCGACGAGAAGCGCGCCGAGAACGCCGTACGGGAGCTCCTGATCGCGGTCGGCGAGGACCCGGACCGCGAGGGACTTCAGGAGACGCCGGCGCGGGTGGCGCGGGCGTACCGGGAGCTGCTGGCGGGCCTCAGGCAGGAGCCCGAGGATGTGCTGACGACCACGTTCGACCTCGGCCATGACGAGATGGTGCTCGTCAAGGACATCGAGATCGTCTCGCTGTGCGAGCATCACATGCTGCCGTTCCACGGTGTCGCCCACGTGGGGTACATCCCGGCGGAGTCAGGGAAGATCACGGGCCTGTCGAAGCTGGCGCGGCTGGTCGAGGTGTTCGCGCGCCGCCTTCAGGTCCAGGAACGCCTCACCACGCAGGTGGCGGACTCTCTCATGCGGATTCTCGAGGCCCGCGGTGTGATCGTCGTCGTCGAGGCCGAGCACATGTGCATGTCCGTGCGCGGGATCCGTAAGCCGGGCGCCAAGACCACCACGTCCGCGGTGCGGGGGCAGCTCAGGGACGCGACGACCCGCGCGGAGGCGATGAGCCTGATACTGGCGCGCTGA
- a CDS encoding DUF3180 domain-containing protein, whose amino-acid sequence MRELHIRVLAGVFVVAGVLSWAGARLWNSVGTLPSVPLAAPIVLAVIAVILLATAISLRSRLKAQRERRPEAKGVDPLMAARAVVFGQASALVAALVSGMYGGTGVFLLESLDIPARRDQAIYAGFSVLAGIAVIAAAIFLERVCKLPEDDDHENGAASTA is encoded by the coding sequence GTGAGAGAGCTGCACATCAGGGTGCTGGCAGGCGTGTTCGTCGTGGCCGGCGTCCTGTCCTGGGCGGGCGCCCGCCTCTGGAACTCGGTCGGAACCCTGCCCAGCGTCCCGCTGGCCGCGCCCATCGTGCTCGCCGTGATCGCGGTGATCCTGCTCGCCACGGCGATCTCGCTGCGCTCGCGCCTCAAGGCCCAGCGCGAGCGCCGCCCCGAGGCGAAGGGCGTCGACCCGCTGATGGCCGCCCGCGCGGTCGTCTTCGGCCAGGCCAGCGCCCTCGTGGCCGCCCTCGTCTCCGGCATGTACGGAGGCACGGGCGTCTTCCTCCTGGAGTCCCTGGACATCCCCGCCCGCCGCGACCAGGCCATCTACGCCGGCTTCTCGGTCCTGGCGGGCATCGCCGTCATAGCGGCGGCCATCTTCCTGGAACGCGTCTGCAAGCTCCCGGAGGACGACGACCACGAGAACGGCGCGGCCTCGACGGCGTGA
- the folB gene encoding dihydroneopterin aldolase: MDRVALRGLKARGYHGVFPKEREEGQTFIVDLVLGLDTRPAAADDDLAKTVHYGIVAEETVAVVEGEPVDLVETLAERIAQVCLKHEVVREVEVCVHKPDAPITVPFDDVTVTITRSRV, translated from the coding sequence GTGGATCGTGTCGCGCTGCGCGGCCTGAAGGCCCGCGGGTACCACGGCGTGTTCCCCAAGGAACGCGAGGAGGGCCAGACCTTCATCGTGGACCTCGTCCTCGGCCTGGACACCCGTCCGGCCGCGGCCGACGACGACCTGGCGAAGACCGTGCACTACGGCATCGTGGCGGAGGAGACCGTGGCCGTCGTCGAGGGCGAGCCCGTCGACCTCGTCGAGACGCTCGCCGAACGCATCGCCCAGGTCTGTCTGAAGCACGAAGTGGTCCGGGAGGTCGAGGTCTGCGTCCACAAACCGGACGCCCCGATCACCGTCCCCTTCGACGACGTGACCGTCACCATCACCCGGAGCCGAGTATGA
- the tilS gene encoding tRNA lysidine(34) synthetase TilS, producing MGPHPAVAAIRLAVRRVLHDVLNDHPAPRVSAHEHPPSPPLVLVACSGGADSMALASALAFEAPRLGIRAGGVTVDHGLQPGSDLRAAEVALRLRELGLDPVESTAVTVGREGGPEAAARDARYTALDAAAERHGAAAVLLGHTRDDQAETVLLGLARGSGIRSLSGMAAVSGGPGAARRYRRPFLQLDRQTARKACMVQSLPVWDDPHNADPAYTRSRLRHEGLPALEKALGKGVVEALARTAQLSRDDADALDAWAGQAESSVRDAAGLLECAKLYALPPAVRRRILRRAAIEAGAPAGSLFARHIEEVDRLITGWRGQGVINLPGKVVAQRQGGRLVIRQG from the coding sequence ATGGGTCCCCATCCTGCGGTCGCGGCGATACGCCTGGCGGTCCGCCGCGTACTCCACGACGTCCTCAACGACCACCCCGCCCCCCGAGTGAGCGCCCACGAACACCCGCCGTCGCCGCCGCTCGTGCTCGTGGCGTGCTCCGGCGGCGCCGACTCCATGGCCCTCGCCTCCGCCCTCGCCTTCGAGGCCCCCCGGCTCGGCATCCGCGCCGGCGGCGTCACCGTCGACCACGGCCTGCAGCCCGGCTCCGACCTGCGCGCCGCGGAGGTCGCCCTGCGGCTGCGCGAACTCGGCCTCGACCCCGTCGAGTCCACCGCCGTGACCGTCGGCCGCGAAGGCGGCCCCGAGGCAGCCGCCCGCGACGCCCGCTACACCGCCCTCGACGCCGCCGCCGAGCGCCACGGCGCCGCCGCGGTCCTGCTCGGCCACACCCGCGACGACCAGGCCGAGACGGTCCTGCTCGGCCTCGCCCGCGGCTCCGGCATCCGCTCCCTGTCCGGCATGGCCGCCGTCTCCGGCGGACCGGGGGCCGCCCGCCGCTACCGCCGCCCCTTCCTCCAGCTCGACCGGCAGACCGCCCGCAAAGCCTGCATGGTCCAGTCCCTGCCCGTCTGGGACGACCCGCACAACGCCGACCCCGCCTACACCCGCTCCCGGCTCCGCCACGAGGGTCTGCCCGCCCTGGAGAAAGCCCTCGGCAAGGGCGTCGTCGAAGCGCTGGCGCGGACCGCCCAGCTCTCCCGCGACGACGCCGACGCGCTCGACGCGTGGGCCGGCCAGGCCGAGTCCTCCGTACGGGACGCGGCCGGTCTGCTGGAGTGCGCCAAGCTCTACGCCCTGCCGCCCGCCGTGCGCCGCCGCATCCTGCGCCGCGCCGCGATCGAGGCGGGCGCTCCGGCCGGCTCCCTCTTCGCCCGGCACATCGAAGAGGTCGACCGGTTGATCACCGGATGGCGCGGCCAGGGGGTCATCAATCTTCCCGGCAAAGTCGTCGCCCAGCGCCAGGGTGGCAGACTGGTGATTCGGCAAGGCTGA
- a CDS encoding nuclear transport factor 2 family protein has translation MSAPHTDVEEVEAANTAFYEALEQGDFEGVSSFWLAPSDLGVDETYHDPADVGVVSCVHPGWPALTGRGEVLRSYALIMANTDYIQFFLTDVHVSVTGDTALVNCTENILSGGPAPEAGEELGPLVGQLVVATNVFRRTPDGWKLWSHHASPVLAGNDEDDDDDEEDTPS, from the coding sequence GTGAGCGCCCCACACACGGACGTCGAGGAGGTCGAAGCCGCCAACACCGCCTTCTACGAGGCACTGGAGCAGGGGGACTTCGAGGGGGTCTCCTCCTTCTGGCTGGCCCCGTCCGACCTGGGCGTGGACGAGACCTACCACGACCCGGCGGACGTCGGCGTGGTCTCCTGCGTGCACCCCGGCTGGCCCGCGCTCACCGGCCGCGGCGAGGTCCTGCGGTCGTACGCGCTGATCATGGCGAACACCGACTACATCCAGTTCTTCCTGACCGACGTGCACGTCTCGGTCACCGGCGACACCGCCCTGGTGAACTGCACCGAGAACATCCTCAGCGGCGGTCCGGCGCCGGAGGCCGGCGAGGAGCTCGGACCGCTCGTCGGCCAGCTCGTGGTCGCCACCAACGTGTTCCGCCGCACGCCGGACGGCTGGAAGCTCTGGTCGCACCACGCCTCCCCGGTGCTGGCCGGGAACGACGAGGACGATGACGACGACGAGGAGGACACCCCCTCCTGA
- the folK gene encoding 2-amino-4-hydroxy-6-hydroxymethyldihydropteridine diphosphokinase: protein MTAFFAGGQSDPTVQPVPASVVERVDAADTTLHNPKRAVLSLGSNLGNRLETLQGAIDALEDTPGVRIKAVSPVYETAPWGVEPGSQPSYFNAVVLLKTTLPPSSLLERAHAVEEAFHRVREERWGARTLDVDIVAYADVVDDDPQLTLPHPRAHERAFVLAPWHDVEPEAQLPGLGAVADLLDAVTREGVAAREDLELHLPE, encoded by the coding sequence ATGACCGCGTTCTTCGCCGGGGGTCAGAGCGACCCGACCGTCCAGCCGGTGCCCGCCTCCGTCGTCGAGAGGGTCGACGCCGCCGACACCACCCTGCACAACCCGAAACGCGCCGTGCTCTCCCTCGGCTCCAACCTGGGCAACCGCCTGGAGACGCTGCAGGGCGCCATCGACGCCCTCGAGGACACCCCGGGCGTGCGCATCAAGGCCGTCTCCCCCGTGTACGAGACGGCGCCCTGGGGCGTCGAGCCCGGCAGCCAGCCGTCGTACTTCAACGCGGTGGTCCTGCTGAAGACGACCCTGCCGCCGTCCTCCCTCCTGGAGCGCGCGCACGCCGTCGAGGAGGCCTTCCACCGGGTCCGGGAGGAACGCTGGGGCGCACGCACGCTGGACGTCGACATCGTCGCGTACGCCGACGTCGTGGACGACGACCCGCAGCTCACCCTCCCTCACCCCCGCGCCCACGAGCGGGCGTTCGTGCTCGCGCCCTGGCACGACGTGGAGCCCGAGGCCCAACTCCCCGGCCTCGGCGCGGTCGCCGACCTTCTCGACGCCGTCACCCGTGAGGGCGTCGCCGCCCGCGAGGACCTGGAACTCCACCTGCCCGAGTAG
- a CDS encoding zinc-dependent metalloprotease: MTSIGGAASAGMVDWNLAVATATRLVRPGPEVSRDEARAVVAELRRHAKASEAHVRGFTRMATEELHDTPILVVDRPGWVRANVAGFREILKPLLDKMQERRGNTPGGAVLGAVGGKVTGVELGMLLSFLSSRVLGQYETFAPATRELPAGAGGGGRLLLVAPNIVHVERELDVHPHDFRLWVCLHEETHRTQFSAVPWLRDHLEGEIQSFLGETDVDPSTFLERVREAAQSLAGGRPEGEEDDGGHSLVELVQTPAQREILARLTAVMSLLEGHADFVMDGVGPDVVPTVAEIREKFQQRRAKGASRLDIALRKLLGLDAKLKQYRDGERFVRAVVDQVGMDGFNRVWTSPNTLPTKAEIGKPADWIARVHRKAES; the protein is encoded by the coding sequence ATGACGAGCATCGGTGGTGCTGCATCTGCGGGGATGGTCGACTGGAATCTGGCGGTGGCGACCGCGACCCGGCTGGTGCGGCCGGGCCCGGAAGTCAGCCGCGACGAGGCACGGGCCGTCGTCGCGGAACTGCGCCGGCACGCCAAGGCCTCGGAGGCGCACGTCCGGGGCTTCACCCGGATGGCCACCGAGGAGCTCCACGACACCCCCATCCTCGTCGTCGACCGCCCCGGTTGGGTGCGGGCCAACGTCGCGGGCTTCCGGGAGATCCTCAAACCCCTCCTGGACAAGATGCAGGAACGACGCGGCAACACCCCCGGGGGCGCGGTCCTCGGAGCCGTCGGCGGCAAGGTCACCGGCGTCGAACTCGGCATGCTGTTGTCCTTCCTGTCCTCCCGCGTCCTCGGCCAGTACGAGACCTTCGCGCCGGCCACCCGTGAACTCCCCGCCGGCGCGGGCGGCGGCGGGCGGCTTCTGCTCGTCGCGCCGAACATCGTCCACGTGGAACGCGAACTCGACGTCCACCCCCACGACTTCCGCCTCTGGGTCTGCCTCCACGAGGAGACGCACCGCACGCAGTTCTCCGCCGTGCCCTGGCTGCGTGACCATCTCGAGGGAGAGATCCAGTCGTTCCTGGGCGAGACCGACGTCGACCCCTCGACCTTCCTCGAGCGGGTCCGGGAAGCCGCCCAGTCCCTCGCCGGCGGCCGCCCCGAGGGCGAGGAGGACGACGGGGGCCACTCCCTGGTCGAACTCGTGCAGACGCCCGCCCAGCGCGAGATCCTCGCCCGCCTCACCGCCGTGATGTCCCTCCTCGAAGGCCACGCCGACTTCGTCATGGACGGCGTCGGCCCCGACGTCGTCCCGACCGTCGCCGAGATCCGCGAGAAGTTCCAGCAGCGCCGCGCCAAGGGCGCCTCCCGGCTCGACATCGCCCTGCGCAAGCTCCTCGGCCTCGACGCCAAGCTCAAGCAGTACCGGGACGGCGAACGCTTCGTGCGCGCCGTCGTCGACCAGGTCGGCATGGACGGCTTCAACCGCGTCTGGACCTCCCCGAACACACTTCCGACCAAGGCCGAGATCGGCAAACCGGCGGACTGGATCGCGCGCGTGCACCGCAAGGCCGAGTCGTGA
- the ftsH gene encoding ATP-dependent zinc metalloprotease FtsH — protein MDVKRYFRGPVMWIVLAVLAVVVLMQVVGSSGGYKTVDTGQVIAAINDNKVESAKLTTGDEQTIKATLKDGVKIKGSSKIQASYIGDQGVTIANTLQTKYQDKQIPDGYTVSPTKQNAFVGILLSLLPFVLIVVVFLFLMNQMQGGGSRVMNFGKSKAKLITKDTPKTTFADVAGSDEAVEELHEIKEFLQEPAKFQAVGAKIPKGVLLYGPPGTGKTLLARAVAGEAGVPFYSISGSDFVEMFVGVGASRVRDLFEQAKANAPAIVFVDEIDAVGRHRGAGLGGGHDEREQTLNQLLVEMDGFDVKGGVILIAATNRPDILDPALLRPGRFDRQIAVDRPDMQGRLEILKVHQKGKPVAPDVDLSAVARRTPGFTGADLSNVLNEAALLTARSDRKLIDNHMLDEAIDRVVAGPQKRTRIMSDKEKKITAYHEGGHALVAAASPNSDPVHKITILSRGRALGYTMVLPEEDKYSTTRNEMLDQLAYMLGGRAAEELVFHDPTTGAANDIEKATATARAMVTQYGMTERLGAIKFGGDNTEPFLGREMAHQRDYSEEVAALVDEEVKKLIENAHNEAWEILVENRDVLDNLVLQLLEKETLNKEQIAEVFSAIVKRPARPAWTGSSRRTPSTRPPVLSPKELALTNGANGATPAISTAKSTAVDAGPVAEPSPEERPES, from the coding sequence ATGGACGTGAAGCGATACTTCCGTGGGCCGGTCATGTGGATCGTGCTGGCCGTCCTTGCCGTGGTCGTGTTGATGCAGGTCGTCGGCTCGTCCGGCGGCTACAAGACGGTGGACACCGGCCAGGTCATTGCAGCGATCAACGACAACAAGGTCGAGTCGGCCAAACTCACCACCGGTGACGAGCAGACCATCAAGGCCACGCTCAAAGACGGCGTGAAGATCAAGGGCAGCTCGAAGATCCAGGCGAGCTACATCGGCGATCAGGGCGTGACGATCGCCAACACGCTGCAGACCAAGTACCAGGACAAGCAGATCCCGGACGGCTACACGGTCTCGCCGACGAAGCAGAACGCCTTCGTCGGGATCCTGCTGTCCCTGCTCCCCTTCGTCCTCATCGTGGTCGTCTTCCTGTTCCTGATGAACCAGATGCAGGGCGGCGGCTCCCGGGTCATGAACTTCGGGAAGTCCAAGGCCAAGCTCATCACCAAGGACACCCCGAAGACCACTTTCGCCGACGTCGCCGGGTCGGACGAGGCAGTCGAGGAACTCCACGAGATCAAGGAGTTCCTCCAGGAACCGGCGAAGTTCCAGGCCGTCGGCGCCAAGATCCCCAAGGGCGTGCTCCTGTACGGCCCGCCCGGCACCGGCAAGACGCTCCTCGCGCGCGCCGTCGCCGGTGAGGCGGGCGTCCCCTTCTACTCGATCTCCGGTTCCGACTTCGTCGAGATGTTCGTCGGCGTCGGCGCCTCCCGGGTCCGCGACCTCTTCGAGCAGGCCAAGGCGAACGCCCCGGCGATCGTCTTCGTCGACGAGATCGACGCGGTCGGCCGCCACCGCGGCGCCGGCCTCGGCGGCGGACACGACGAGCGCGAACAGACCCTGAACCAGCTCCTCGTCGAGATGGACGGCTTCGACGTGAAGGGCGGCGTGATCCTCATCGCCGCCACGAACCGACCCGACATCCTCGACCCGGCGCTGCTGCGCCCCGGCCGTTTCGACCGCCAGATCGCGGTCGACCGCCCGGACATGCAGGGCCGTCTGGAGATCCTCAAGGTCCACCAGAAGGGCAAGCCGGTCGCGCCCGACGTCGACCTGTCCGCCGTCGCCCGCCGCACCCCCGGCTTCACCGGTGCCGATCTCTCCAACGTGCTGAACGAGGCCGCGCTGCTGACGGCCCGCTCGGACAGGAAGCTGATCGACAACCACATGCTGGACGAGGCGATCGACCGTGTGGTCGCGGGCCCGCAGAAGCGGACCCGGATCATGTCGGACAAGGAGAAGAAGATCACTGCGTACCACGAGGGCGGCCACGCCCTGGTCGCGGCGGCCTCCCCGAACTCCGACCCGGTCCACAAGATCACGATCCTCTCGCGAGGCCGCGCCCTGGGCTACACGATGGTCCTGCCGGAGGAGGACAAGTACTCCACCACGCGCAACGAGATGCTGGACCAGCTCGCCTACATGCTGGGCGGCCGCGCGGCCGAGGAGCTCGTCTTCCACGACCCGACCACGGGCGCGGCGAACGACATCGAGAAGGCCACCGCCACGGCCCGCGCGATGGTCACCCAGTACGGCATGACCGAGCGGCTGGGCGCGATCAAGTTCGGCGGCGACAACACCGAGCCGTTCCTCGGCCGTGAGATGGCTCACCAGCGCGACTACTCGGAAGAGGTCGCCGCGCTGGTGGACGAGGAAGTCAAGAAGCTCATCGAGAACGCGCACAACGAGGCCTGGGAGATCCTGGTCGAGAACCGCGACGTCCTCGACAACCTGGTGCTTCAGCTGCTGGAGAAGGAGACGTTGAACAAGGAGCAGATCGCCGAGGTCTTCTCCGCCATCGTCAAGCGCCCGGCGCGGCCCGCCTGGACCGGCTCCTCGCGTCGCACGCCGTCCACCCGTCCGCCGGTGCTCTCCCCCAAGGAGCTCGCTCTGACGAACGGCGCCAACGGCGCCACCCCGGCGATCTCGACCGCGAAGTCCACCGCGGTCGACGCCGGCCCGGTGGCCGAGCCCAGCCCGGAGGAGCGCCCCGAGAGCTGA
- the folP gene encoding dihydropteroate synthase, translated as MSKQSGRGRVVGLPQWDRCAVMGVVNVTPDSFSDGGRWFDTTAAVKHGLHLVAQGADLVDVGGESTRPGATRVDEAEELRRVVPVVRGLASEGVVVSVDTMRASVAARALTAGAALVNDVSGGLADPAMIPTVADAGAPFVVMHWRGFLEGGNVRGVYADVVAEVVDELHARVDAVLAGGVSPDRIVVDPGLGFSKEAEHDLTLLAHLDRLHALGHPLLVAASRKRFLGRVLAGPEGAPPPARERDAATAAVSALAAQAGAWAVRVHEVRATADAVQVARAVEGAREERRTPGAGAPGPARAEGAR; from the coding sequence ATGAGCAAGCAGAGCGGACGCGGGCGCGTCGTCGGACTTCCCCAATGGGACCGCTGCGCGGTCATGGGAGTCGTCAACGTGACCCCCGACTCCTTCTCCGACGGCGGCCGGTGGTTCGACACCACCGCCGCCGTCAAGCACGGCCTCCACCTCGTCGCCCAGGGCGCGGACCTCGTCGACGTCGGCGGAGAGTCCACCCGCCCGGGCGCCACCCGCGTCGACGAGGCCGAGGAGCTCCGCCGGGTCGTCCCCGTCGTCCGCGGTCTCGCCTCCGAAGGCGTCGTCGTGTCCGTCGACACCATGCGCGCCTCCGTCGCCGCCCGGGCCCTGACGGCCGGCGCCGCCCTCGTCAACGACGTCAGCGGCGGCCTCGCCGATCCGGCGATGATTCCCACCGTGGCGGACGCGGGCGCCCCCTTCGTGGTCATGCACTGGCGCGGCTTCCTCGAGGGCGGCAACGTCCGGGGCGTCTACGCCGACGTCGTCGCCGAGGTGGTCGACGAGCTCCACGCGCGCGTGGACGCCGTCCTCGCCGGCGGCGTCTCCCCCGACCGCATCGTCGTCGACCCCGGACTCGGCTTCTCCAAGGAGGCCGAGCACGACCTCACCCTGCTCGCCCACCTCGACCGGCTGCACGCCCTCGGGCATCCGCTGCTCGTCGCCGCCTCCCGCAAGCGGTTCCTCGGCCGGGTCCTGGCCGGACCGGAAGGCGCCCCGCCCCCCGCGCGCGAGCGCGACGCCGCTACCGCCGCCGTCTCCGCCCTCGCGGCACAGGCCGGCGCCTGGGCCGTCCGTGTGCACGAGGTCCGCGCGACGGCCGACGCGGTGCAGGTCGCGCGCGCCGTGGAAGGGGCGCGCGAGGAAAGGCGTACGCCCGGCGCGGGCGCACCCGGCCCGGCGCGGGCGGAAGGAGCCCGGTGA